The genomic interval AATTTAACATAGGTTTTGATCACATCGGCATCGCTGGCGGTGAAAATAACTTTAGGGCTTAAGCCATTGCGTCCAAATGCGAGTTCTAGTTCTGAATCTCGCTGGAATGCGTAGGTGTAGGTCACCAAAGGACAGTCAGCTAAGTCTTGTAAGCTGATGTGCTTTTGTTGGACAAATGGATGTGCTTTAGGAACTAAAATGGCGTGATTCCACTGAAAACAAGGTAATGCCACCACATCAGGTAACGCCTGTACTGATTCGTTAACGATGGCAAAGTGCGCCGCGCCTTTGGTTAAAGACTCAACCATTAACTCAGGTGCGCCTTGATGTAAGTGCAAACCGACCTGTGGAAACCGGTCGCTAAAAGGCTTAATCACTTCAGGGAGTATATACCTTGCCAAAGTGTGATTGGTGGTGATATTTAAGGTTCCAACTTCCGGGTGGGTGTGTTCACTGGCCACCGACTTTATCCCGTCAACACGTGACAAAATCTCTTGGGCAATACGTACAATTTCTTCACCCGCTGGAGTAACTCTTGTCAGGTGCTTACCACTGCGCTCGAATATTTGAATGCCAAGCTCATCCTCAAGCAACCTCACTTGCTTGCTGATTCCGGGCTGTGAGGTGTACAAACTCTCCGCCGTTGCTGAGACGTTCAAACTGTGATTAACCACTTCGACTATGTATTTGAGTTGTTGTAACTTCATGCTTGACCGCCAAACTTCATCGAGACATTATTAAATCATTATAACATTATTGCCTTAGCACAGAACATATATAATTTTTAGTTATACGTATTCGCGTCACGCACTTTAAGGCCAATTCAGTCGAAATACATCATCAACAATCTGTATTATCAATCACAGACTTTGTCATTAACTGACAAAAATATTGGACAAACAGCAGATATTATCTGTCGATGAAATTAAAGATGGTGTATGCTGTTTTTAGCAATTTCACGTATTTAAAGCAGAATATCTATCTATGAATATTGGTTTAATCATTGCACTCGTTGCCATTTTACTCGTCCTCGTTCTCGGCTATAACATTATGCTGCAATACAAAAGCAAAGTTGAAACGATCAAAAAGCAAGAAACTGCTCGCTATGTTGCCGTCATTGACAGCACTGAAGAACTACTTGGTCACGCTAACAATGTTCCTTTTAGTAAACCGTTATTGCTGTGTTTGAACAATCGCATTCTCGACGCTTTGCAATCGATGCTAGAACTCGATCCCAAGAACAAACAAGTTGCCACTCGTATTGCGACCATGAAGCAACAATTGGCCGATATCGACAGTAATTTTAACGATGAAGAAACCACGTCGTTTAAGATTCCCGCCAATGATAAACAAGCCATTGCCATGCTTAAAATTGTCAAAAAATTACGTGAAACGGTGCGCAATGAACACAACAAAGGCCGTATGGATACACAAGCCTACGTCAATGAAAACGGCCGTTTAGAAAGCATGCAAATTCGAATTAACATTGAAAATGTCATCAAACGAGCGAATGATGCTATTAGTCGAGGACAGAGTGGCACCGCATTACAACTTCTCCGCAAAGGCATAGACGCGTTAAGCAGTAAAAGCGACAGTTATTCTCAGCAAGCGAAAGAAAAACTAGAAACCATGCTAGGCGATTTGGATCAACAACGACAATCCCGCGACGCCGTTGAACGTGAAGAAATGGAAAATCGCGAGCGCAATGATGACATGGCCGCTTTGTTCGGCGACAAGAAAAAATGGTAAACTACTTACCTGTTATTTTCATCCTTACCACCCTAAAGTATTGCCAATATGATAGATATTTCTCCACATTTACCATTGCTGTCGCCAATTAACCAATTTTTGCATTGTGAAACACCACAGGCTTGGATCGATCAAGCCGTCAAACCCGACAACCTGGCTACCTTACTTATCGATCATCTATTGTGTGAATTAAAAGCGGGGCAGTCTGCCATGTATTTGATTCGCCGTTACGCCGTTGAGCCAGAAAGTCGAGAAGTGTTGTTAAATTGGTTTAAACCGTATGAAGATTTTGCTTATCGACAAATCGGCAGTATTGAAACACTCAAGGGGAAAAGCCAGATCACCAAGGCAATCAAAGCGAAGGCCGGAACTCCCTACAGTCAGGTATTAATTGATAAGATGGTTATGCTAATCAAAGAAGAATTACACCATTTTTATCAAGTGCTTGAAATCATGGAATCGAGAGGGATTGACTATCAAAATGTCAGTGCCAGTCGCTATGCCAAAGGCATGTTAACTCATATGAAAACCCACGAGCCAGATACCTTAGTAGACAAGTTGATTATTGGTGCTTACATCGAAGCACGTTCATGTGAACGCTTTGCCAAAATTGCCCCCCATCTCGATGACGATATCGGCAAGTTTTATTTATCTCTACTGCGCTCGGAAGCGAGGCATTACCAAGACTACCTCACTTTAGCACAAGAGATTTCGCCTTTTGACATCACAGAGCGCGTGGCATTTTTTGGTCAAGTTGAAGCGGATTTGATTCAAAGCCCTGATCAAGACTTTAAATTTCACAGTGGCTATCCAGCCTAATCTCACCGTTCACTCTTCTTCATTGCGTGCTGCCATTAACACAATTTAAGTAATAAATTCTCGTCACATGGCATCACGCAAATCGCTTTTGATTCAGTTACACTAATCCGAGTTCGTGATTAATAGACTGTAATACAGTAGCAGGGTGTTCGGCTTGAGTGATCGGCCTACCAATCACCAAATAATCCGATCCCGCTTGGCGTGCTTCTAAAGGCGTCATAATTCGACGCTGATCACCTTGAGCGCTCCCCACAGGGCGAATGCCTGGCGTGACTAAGGTAAAGTCATTACCCAGCTTCGCCTTAAGTGAGCTCGCTTCATGAGCAGAACAAACGACCCCATCTAGGCCTGCATTGCGTGTTAAGGTTGCTAAATTCAACACTTGTTCATGTGGCGAGGTGGTGATGCCAACCGCTGACAAGTCTTGCTGCTCCATACTGGTTAGTACCGTCACCCCAATCAGCAATGGCTTATCTTGGCCATAAGGCTCTAGGATCTCTCTTGACGCTGTCATCATGCGCTCACCGCCACTTGCATGAACATTTACCATCCAAACGCCCAACTCCGCTGCAGCACGCACGGCTTTTGAACAAGTATTGGGGATATCGTGAAACTTGAGGTCTAAGAAGACAGAAAACCCACGCTGGTGCAAGTGCTTGACAAACTCAGGGCCAAATAAGGTAAACATCTCTTTACCCACTTTTAGTCGGCATGACTTAGGATCAACATTATCAACAAAAGCCAATGCATCACACTGCTGCTCAAAATCTAAGGCGACAATTATTTTTGGATCGTTCATTTTCTTTCCTTTACCAACAAGGTATACGAGCTTTTTTAACCAGAAACACACCCATCGCGACATTGTGGTGCCATGCGTTTCATGATCGAATTATCAATATTAAAAAACAGCGACCTTAGTCGCTATCATTGCCAGTTTTTTTGGCATCCGTATCGTTATTTAGATCACACTCACTACTCTCCATCTAAGCCACGGATAGGCTTAATCGTTCCCCAACCTTTACATGATGGGCAATGCCAATAAAGAGAATGCGTTGCAAAGCCACAAGTATGACACCGATAATGGGGCTT from Vibrio sp. HB236076 carries:
- the pyrF gene encoding orotidine-5'-phosphate decarboxylase; this encodes MNDPKIIVALDFEQQCDALAFVDNVDPKSCRLKVGKEMFTLFGPEFVKHLHQRGFSVFLDLKFHDIPNTCSKAVRAAAELGVWMVNVHASGGERMMTASREILEPYGQDKPLLIGVTVLTSMEQQDLSAVGITTSPHEQVLNLATLTRNAGLDGVVCSAHEASSLKAKLGNDFTLVTPGIRPVGSAQGDQRRIMTPLEARQAGSDYLVIGRPITQAEHPATVLQSINHELGLV
- a CDS encoding DNA repair protein, whose amino-acid sequence is MNIGLIIALVAILLVLVLGYNIMLQYKSKVETIKKQETARYVAVIDSTEELLGHANNVPFSKPLLLCLNNRILDALQSMLELDPKNKQVATRIATMKQQLADIDSNFNDEETTSFKIPANDKQAIAMLKIVKKLRETVRNEHNKGRMDTQAYVNENGRLESMQIRINIENVIKRANDAISRGQSGTALQLLRKGIDALSSKSDSYSQQAKEKLETMLGDLDQQRQSRDAVEREEMENRERNDDMAALFGDKKKW
- a CDS encoding tRNA isopentenyl-2-thiomethyl-A-37 hydroxylase MiaE, coding for MIDISPHLPLLSPINQFLHCETPQAWIDQAVKPDNLATLLIDHLLCELKAGQSAMYLIRRYAVEPESREVLLNWFKPYEDFAYRQIGSIETLKGKSQITKAIKAKAGTPYSQVLIDKMVMLIKEELHHFYQVLEIMESRGIDYQNVSASRYAKGMLTHMKTHEPDTLVDKLIIGAYIEARSCERFAKIAPHLDDDIGKFYLSLLRSEARHYQDYLTLAQEISPFDITERVAFFGQVEADLIQSPDQDFKFHSGYPA
- the cysB gene encoding HTH-type transcriptional regulator CysB; its protein translation is MKLQQLKYIVEVVNHSLNVSATAESLYTSQPGISKQVRLLEDELGIQIFERSGKHLTRVTPAGEEIVRIAQEILSRVDGIKSVASEHTHPEVGTLNITTNHTLARYILPEVIKPFSDRFPQVGLHLHQGAPELMVESLTKGAAHFAIVNESVQALPDVVALPCFQWNHAILVPKAHPFVQQKHISLQDLADCPLVTYTYAFQRDSELELAFGRNGLSPKVIFTASDADVIKTYVKLGIGVGVVASMAAQVSDDPELVAIDVSHLFNPCVTRVVFRRGSFLRSYMYDFIVRLAPHLTKPLVEAAMMSKSNSDVEALFDDVALPSR